In Candidatus Defluviilinea proxima, a single genomic region encodes these proteins:
- a CDS encoding dihydroorotate dehydrogenase-like protein — MTDLSTTYLGLNLKNPLVASASPLSKKLDTAKRLEDAGIAAIVMYSLFEEQIIHESLELDHYLNRGSESFAEALSYLPDGGMYGISPEKYLNQVAGLKKALSVPIIGSLNGVSKGGWTKYAKKIEEAGADALELNLYFIPTDMDLTSSDIEDMQVELVAEVKSAVKIPLAVKISPFVTSIPNFVRRLVGAGADGLVLFNRFYQPDFDLDELEIVHSLDLSTSAELRLPLRWISILHGKVDVDFALTSGVHSHKDVLKAMMAGAKVAMTASNLLHNGDQAVGQILGDLEAWMKEKEYVSIQQMQGSMSQKSVKEPAAFERANYMKVLGSFRDLP; from the coding sequence ATGACCGATCTTTCTACAACTTATCTTGGTCTGAACTTAAAGAACCCTCTCGTCGCCTCAGCCTCTCCCCTATCAAAGAAGCTGGATACGGCAAAAAGGCTTGAGGATGCAGGCATTGCGGCAATCGTAATGTATTCCCTCTTCGAGGAACAAATCATCCACGAAAGCCTGGAACTCGACCATTACTTGAATCGCGGAAGTGAATCATTTGCTGAAGCACTATCCTACCTGCCAGACGGTGGTATGTATGGAATTAGCCCTGAAAAATACTTGAATCAAGTAGCTGGGCTGAAGAAAGCCTTGTCCGTGCCCATCATCGGTAGTTTGAACGGTGTCTCAAAAGGTGGCTGGACAAAGTACGCGAAAAAAATCGAAGAAGCAGGTGCCGACGCTCTGGAGCTTAACCTGTACTTCATCCCCACCGACATGGATTTGACATCATCTGATATCGAAGACATGCAGGTGGAATTGGTGGCAGAGGTCAAGTCTGCTGTCAAAATCCCGTTGGCTGTGAAGATCAGCCCGTTTGTGACATCCATTCCTAACTTCGTAAGGCGTCTTGTAGGTGCAGGTGCTGACGGCTTGGTGTTGTTCAATCGCTTCTACCAACCCGACTTTGATCTCGATGAGCTTGAGATCGTCCACAGCCTGGATCTGAGCACTTCTGCAGAATTGCGGTTACCCCTACGCTGGATCTCGATCCTGCACGGAAAAGTCGATGTAGATTTTGCCCTGACCAGTGGCGTACATTCCCACAAGGATGTGTTGAAAGCTATGATGGCAGGTGCCAAGGTCGCAATGACAGCTTCGAATCTGCTCCATAATGGCGATCAGGCCGTCGGTCAGATCTTAGGCGATCTGGAAGCGTGGATGAAGGAAAAAGAGTATGTGTCCATTCAACAGATGCAGGGAAGCATGAGTCAGAAGTCCGTAAAGGAACCTGCTGCTTTCGAACGGGCAAATTATATGAAGGTATTGGGATCGTTCAGAGACCTTCCATAA
- a CDS encoding TIGR00159 family protein produces the protein MANFLDNLLYIFQRLNWLSVLDILLVSLIFFAVLYSLRDTQAMVLLRGVIFLVVMLVLFTTLVELPAFSWLVQNSLPALLLAIPVIFGPEIRRALERLGRAGIFTLATTAPRPHDIDINKLLKAIVEAATRLSARQHGALIVLQRQDSLEQYIETGVQMRADVTPELLLQIFYPDTPLHDGSVIISNGRIVAAACVMPLSASGVLNRTPERQMGLRHRAALGVSEVSDAVSIVVSEQSGSISISHAGRMIRRIEPERLEKILAAFFRPDTTTPQRVWLKRLFPNLLKRKDE, from the coding sequence ATGGCGAATTTTCTAGATAACCTCCTCTATATATTCCAAAGACTCAACTGGCTGAGCGTTCTCGACATATTGCTTGTCTCGCTCATCTTTTTTGCCGTGTTGTATTCACTTCGTGACACACAAGCGATGGTGTTATTACGCGGTGTGATCTTTTTGGTGGTCATGCTGGTGTTATTCACAACACTGGTTGAACTCCCCGCCTTCTCCTGGCTTGTACAAAATTCATTGCCCGCTTTACTACTTGCGATACCGGTCATCTTTGGACCAGAGATTCGCCGGGCACTCGAACGGTTGGGGCGCGCAGGAATATTCACACTAGCAACCACGGCCCCTCGCCCACACGATATAGACATCAACAAATTACTCAAAGCAATCGTCGAAGCCGCCACGAGACTCTCAGCGAGACAACATGGTGCATTGATCGTTCTTCAACGACAGGACAGCCTCGAACAATATATTGAAACCGGCGTACAAATGCGAGCAGATGTCACTCCAGAACTGCTTCTGCAAATCTTCTATCCTGATACACCATTACACGATGGCTCTGTCATCATCTCAAACGGACGCATTGTTGCCGCGGCTTGCGTTATGCCGTTATCAGCCAGTGGAGTATTGAACCGCACACCAGAGCGTCAGATGGGACTTCGACATCGCGCCGCTTTGGGCGTATCAGAGGTCAGTGACGCTGTATCCATCGTCGTATCGGAACAGAGCGGCTCCATATCCATCTCACACGCCGGGCGCATGATCCGCCGCATTGAACCAGAGCGTTTGGAAAAGATCCTTGCCGCGTTCTTCCGCCCCGATACAACCACACCGCAACGTGTATGGTTGAAACGTTTATTTCCAAATCTTCTCAAAAGGAAGGATGAATAG
- the nifJ gene encoding pyruvate:ferredoxin (flavodoxin) oxidoreductase encodes MKKSVIMTDGNEATASVAHRLSEVIAIYPITPSSNMGEFADEWSAKGKKNLWGTTPLVVEMQSEGGAAGAVHGALQTGALTTTFTASQGLLLMIPNMYKIAGELTSTVFHVAARAIAAHALSIYGDHQDVMAVRQTGWALLSSGSVQEAHDFAAIAQMATLKARVPFLHFFDGFRTSHEVNKIFQISDEELRSLVDDDLIREHRARGLTPNNPVLRGTAQNPDVYFQMREAANNYYTATPGIVQEAMDKFAKVVGRHYNLFDYYGSPDAERVIVILGSGAETVEDTVNYLTAKGEKVGVVCVRLYRPFSLEHFVKVLPNTVKSIAVLDRTKEPGSSGEPLYLDVVNALVEANRTGIKTIGGRYGLSSKEFTPNMVKAVFDEMSKPEPKVHFTVGINDDVSHTSLEVDPNFKVETEGTISCVFFGLGADGTVGANKNSIKIIGEETDNYAQGYFYYDSKKSGTVTMSHLRFGPKPIRAPYLIELNQASFVACHQFSFLERVNMLKYAKTGATFLLNSLYGPDEVWDQLPSEVQKDIIEKKLKFYVINGYEVAEKTGMGGRMNTIMQTAFFAISGILPREAAIAEIKHSIEKTYGKRGEAVVKKNFEAVDATIANLYEVKVPAKVTSKTTRRLPVPAEAPEFVRNVLGEIIGANGDNIPVSAFPIDGTFPTGTTQWEKRNIALEIPVWDEKLCIQCGKCVMVCPHAVIRHKVYDEKLVAGAPETFKHTASKFKEFSPGYAYTVQVAPEDCTGCTLCVEVCPVKDKAQVGRKAINMAPQPPLREQEAKNWDFFMEIPDLDRKLVNPSTIKNSQLLRPLFEFSGACAGCGETPYVKLVSQLFGDRAVIANATGCSSIYGGNLPTTPWAVDAKGRGPAWSNSLFEDNAEFGLGMRLTIDKQTEYARELLGAFEKELGKDLAEAILNANQTDEAGIEAQRERIAELKNKLGKSSDTRAKDLVSLADNLVKKSVWIIGGDGWAYDIGYGGLDHVMASGRNVNILVLDTEVYSNTGGQASKSTPRAAVAKFAMGGKGLPKKDLGLIAMSYGYVYVARVAMGANDQQTLRALLEAESYDGPSIVIAYSPCIAHGYDMAKSLEQTKLAVQSGHWPMYRYDPRLAHQGQNPLVIESKEPTIPISQYAYNETRYKMLTQMDEARAEELMIEAQQDAKSRWTLYQQMAAMHYNGDKKE; translated from the coding sequence TCGCAGGTGAGCTCACCAGCACGGTCTTCCATGTTGCGGCACGTGCCATTGCGGCGCATGCTCTCTCCATTTACGGAGATCATCAAGATGTGATGGCAGTCCGCCAGACGGGTTGGGCATTGCTCTCCAGCGGATCGGTGCAGGAAGCGCATGATTTTGCCGCTATCGCACAGATGGCAACGCTCAAAGCCCGTGTCCCATTCCTGCATTTCTTTGACGGGTTTCGCACCTCGCACGAAGTGAACAAGATCTTCCAAATTTCGGATGAAGAACTCCGATCTCTCGTGGATGATGACCTGATCCGTGAACACCGGGCCCGTGGTCTCACCCCGAACAACCCCGTCCTGCGCGGCACCGCTCAGAACCCGGATGTCTACTTCCAGATGCGTGAAGCGGCAAATAACTATTACACCGCCACCCCCGGCATCGTACAGGAAGCCATGGACAAGTTTGCCAAGGTTGTTGGAAGACACTACAACCTGTTCGACTATTACGGCAGTCCAGATGCAGAGCGTGTGATCGTTATCCTTGGCTCAGGCGCTGAAACCGTTGAAGATACTGTCAACTATTTGACGGCAAAAGGCGAAAAAGTGGGTGTGGTATGTGTAAGACTTTACCGCCCATTCTCGCTGGAACACTTCGTTAAAGTGCTTCCCAACACTGTAAAATCCATCGCCGTGCTCGACCGCACCAAAGAACCCGGCTCATCCGGTGAACCTCTTTATTTGGATGTGGTGAACGCACTTGTTGAAGCAAATCGCACGGGCATCAAGACCATTGGTGGACGTTACGGGCTTTCCTCAAAGGAATTCACCCCCAACATGGTCAAAGCCGTGTTCGATGAAATGAGCAAGCCTGAACCCAAGGTCCATTTCACCGTTGGTATCAATGATGATGTGTCACACACCAGCCTTGAAGTAGATCCGAACTTCAAGGTCGAAACCGAAGGCACAATCAGTTGTGTGTTCTTCGGCCTCGGCGCAGACGGTACCGTGGGTGCCAACAAGAACTCCATCAAGATCATCGGTGAAGAGACCGACAACTACGCGCAAGGCTACTTCTATTACGACTCGAAGAAATCGGGTACGGTCACCATGTCGCACCTGCGTTTTGGTCCAAAACCCATCCGTGCGCCGTATTTGATCGAGTTGAATCAGGCAAGTTTCGTCGCCTGTCATCAATTCTCATTCCTTGAGCGCGTGAATATGCTCAAGTATGCCAAAACAGGTGCCACCTTCCTTCTCAACAGCCTGTATGGTCCCGATGAAGTGTGGGATCAACTCCCCTCCGAAGTACAGAAGGACATCATTGAGAAGAAGCTGAAATTCTACGTTATCAACGGCTACGAAGTCGCTGAAAAGACGGGTATGGGCGGACGCATGAACACCATCATGCAGACAGCCTTCTTTGCCATCAGCGGCATCCTTCCTCGTGAAGCGGCCATCGCCGAGATCAAACACTCCATCGAGAAGACCTATGGCAAGCGCGGCGAAGCCGTAGTGAAGAAGAACTTTGAAGCTGTAGATGCGACCATTGCCAATCTTTATGAGGTCAAGGTCCCAGCGAAGGTAACGTCAAAGACGACGCGCCGCCTCCCAGTCCCGGCTGAGGCGCCTGAATTCGTCCGCAATGTGCTTGGTGAGATCATCGGCGCGAACGGCGATAATATCCCCGTATCCGCGTTCCCGATCGATGGAACCTTCCCAACTGGCACCACGCAGTGGGAAAAGCGCAATATCGCTTTGGAAATCCCTGTGTGGGACGAGAAGCTCTGTATTCAATGCGGTAAGTGCGTGATGGTTTGTCCGCATGCAGTCATCCGCCACAAGGTGTATGACGAAAAGTTGGTTGCGGGTGCCCCTGAAACATTCAAGCACACCGCCTCGAAGTTCAAGGAATTTTCACCTGGTTACGCTTACACGGTGCAGGTTGCGCCGGAAGACTGCACAGGTTGTACTTTGTGCGTAGAAGTCTGCCCAGTGAAGGACAAGGCGCAGGTCGGACGCAAGGCCATCAATATGGCTCCACAACCGCCTCTGCGCGAACAAGAAGCCAAGAACTGGGATTTCTTCATGGAAATTCCTGACTTGGATCGCAAATTGGTCAATCCATCCACGATTAAGAACTCACAGTTGCTACGCCCATTGTTTGAGTTCAGCGGCGCCTGTGCAGGTTGTGGTGAGACGCCATATGTCAAACTGGTCTCGCAGTTGTTCGGTGACCGTGCGGTCATTGCGAACGCGACAGGTTGTTCCTCCATTTACGGCGGCAACCTCCCCACCACCCCATGGGCTGTGGATGCAAAAGGCCGTGGTCCCGCGTGGTCGAACTCCTTGTTTGAAGACAATGCAGAGTTCGGTCTCGGTATGCGGTTGACAATCGACAAGCAAACCGAATATGCCCGTGAATTACTGGGCGCATTCGAGAAGGAACTTGGCAAGGACTTGGCCGAAGCCATTCTGAATGCCAACCAGACAGATGAAGCAGGTATCGAAGCACAACGTGAACGCATCGCCGAGCTCAAGAACAAACTTGGCAAATCCAGCGACACCCGCGCGAAAGACCTCGTAAGTCTGGCTGATAATCTCGTCAAAAAATCCGTGTGGATCATCGGTGGTGACGGCTGGGCGTATGATATCGGCTACGGCGGTCTCGATCATGTGATGGCAAGCGGACGCAACGTCAATATCCTCGTTCTCGATACCGAAGTGTATTCGAACACAGGCGGTCAGGCCAGCAAGTCTACACCGCGCGCCGCTGTCGCAAAGTTCGCCATGGGCGGTAAGGGGTTGCCGAAGAAAGATCTCGGCCTCATTGCCATGTCCTATGGATATGTATATGTGGCACGTGTTGCGATGGGCGCCAACGACCAACAGACCCTGCGCGCTCTGCTTGAAGCCGAGTCCTATGATGGTCCGTCCATCGTTATCGCGTACAGCCCCTGTATCGCGCACGGCTACGACATGGCAAAAAGCCTTGAGCAAACAAAACTTGCGGTTCAATCGGGTCACTGGCCCATGTACCGCTACGATCCGCGCCTCGCACACCAGGGACAAAATCCGCTCGTGATCGAGTCGAAAGAACCGACCATTCCGATCTCACAGTATGCCTATAACGAGACCCGTTACAAGATGCTCACGCAAATGGACGAAGCCCGTGCAGAGGAATTAATGATCGAGGCACAACAAGATGCCAAATCCCGCTGGACCCTATACCAACAGATGGCGGCAATGCACTACAACGGAGATAAAAAGGAGTAG
- the infA gene encoding translation initiation factor IF-1 — MAKEEDKIRAEGVVVEALPGTQFRVKLDNGHEVLAYLSGKMRKHYIRILLGDRVAMEMSPYDLTRARITFRQRKTSPVPAEE, encoded by the coding sequence ATGGCAAAAGAAGAAGATAAAATTCGTGCAGAAGGTGTAGTTGTCGAGGCTTTGCCTGGTACACAATTCCGCGTAAAGTTGGATAATGGCCATGAAGTTTTGGCTTATCTTTCAGGAAAAATGCGCAAGCATTATATTCGCATCCTTCTGGGTGATCGCGTGGCAATGGAAATGTCCCCCTACGACCTGACCCGTGCCCGTATTACCTTCCGCCAACGCAAGACCTCTCCTGTTCCCGCCGAAGAATAA
- the rpsU gene encoding 30S ribosomal protein S21 yields MASVNLRNGESQDSLLKRFRKKVVKSGVLSTVRRKRWFVSKSEQRRMEKKKAIRRIKRRTFTRDGE; encoded by the coding sequence TTGGCATCTGTAAATTTACGTAATGGCGAATCCCAGGATTCCCTTCTCAAACGCTTTCGCAAAAAGGTCGTTAAAAGTGGTGTCCTAAGCACTGTTCGCCGCAAACGCTGGTTCGTTTCCAAGAGCGAACAGCGCCGCATGGAAAAGAAGAAAGCGATCCGTCGCATCAAACGGCGTACATTCACCCGCGATGGCGAGTGA
- a CDS encoding glycosyltransferase family 1 protein, producing MNITILTYGSRGDVQPFLPLSLGLMARGHVVKLAAPARFKDLVEGYGIRFVPLAGDPEDLSRRLNDAGYNSIKLIRELMDHAIEIGGDVLRQTEDACANANLIIHTFSHAVGAHTLAREKNIPDIHIQTFPMFTPTGDYPNVTMPDLKLRALNYMTHVISQKVSWWTASFGFEQVRRRAGLPKRKLYFPFDKDPLRPPTPVLCAWSPSIIQPSSDWTGDIHVTGYYFFDLDESYHPPIELQNFLEAGEPPVCISFGSMVNRNVERIDKIVNESLIQTKSRGIVFSGWSTVVHQTSDTVLYMNAVPHDWLLPRCKMIVHHGGAGTTSAGLRAGIPNVVVPFTADQPFWGNRVHAIGVGPKPILVKNLSVRNLTQAIVEANDDVIRKRAQDIGQRIRSENGVMSAVQLIESHVMSFGNFKV from the coding sequence ATGAATATAACCATACTCACTTATGGGTCCCGTGGTGATGTTCAACCTTTTCTTCCACTATCCCTTGGTTTGATGGCACGCGGGCATGTTGTCAAATTGGCGGCGCCAGCACGTTTCAAGGATCTTGTTGAAGGTTACGGGATTCGTTTTGTCCCATTAGCTGGTGACCCAGAAGACTTAAGTCGACGTTTGAATGATGCTGGCTATAACTCCATAAAACTGATCCGTGAGTTAATGGATCACGCTATTGAGATCGGCGGAGATGTCTTACGACAAACAGAAGATGCTTGTGCAAATGCCAATCTCATTATCCATACTTTTTCACATGCGGTTGGTGCTCATACATTGGCACGCGAGAAAAATATTCCCGATATTCACATTCAAACTTTTCCCATGTTCACACCAACAGGGGATTATCCCAACGTCACGATGCCTGATTTGAAGTTGCGTGCATTAAATTATATGACGCACGTCATCTCGCAAAAGGTCTCTTGGTGGACAGCATCTTTTGGATTTGAACAAGTTCGTCGTCGTGCTGGACTTCCTAAACGAAAACTTTATTTTCCATTTGATAAAGATCCGCTTCGCCCTCCGACCCCGGTCCTGTGTGCATGGAGCCCGAGCATTATCCAACCTTCGAGTGACTGGACGGGTGACATACATGTCACCGGATATTATTTTTTCGATCTTGATGAGTCATATCATCCTCCTATTGAATTACAAAACTTTCTTGAAGCAGGCGAGCCTCCAGTTTGTATATCTTTCGGAAGCATGGTCAATCGCAATGTAGAGAGAATCGATAAGATCGTGAATGAATCATTGATACAGACAAAGAGTCGTGGCATTGTTTTTTCTGGTTGGAGTACTGTTGTACATCAAACGTCAGATACTGTTTTGTATATGAATGCTGTGCCTCATGATTGGTTGCTACCACGATGTAAGATGATCGTTCATCACGGTGGGGCAGGGACCACGTCTGCAGGTTTGCGTGCGGGAATACCAAATGTTGTTGTGCCATTTACCGCTGATCAACCGTTTTGGGGAAATAGAGTCCATGCAATTGGTGTTGGGCCAAAACCAATTCTTGTAAAAAATCTTTCTGTTAGAAATTTAACGCAAGCAATTGTTGAAGCGAATGATGATGTTATTCGCAAGCGAGCACAAGATATCGGTCAAAGAATACGAAGCGAGAATGGTGTGATGTCTGCAGTGCAGTTGATTGAGTCTCACGTAATGAGTTTTGGAAATTTTAAGGTTTAA
- a CDS encoding dephospho-CoA kinase, whose translation MSNWPGKTVIGLTGNIATGKSVVRRMLEHLGAYTIDADALSHRVISKGAPGYQPVLDRFGTWLLDKDGQIDRTKLGRLVFADGQALAQLEDIVHPYVSQAIELLAKRSTQNVIVIEAIKLLESELRSKCDTVWVTDADQKVQIERLVSKRGMTQDDAMQRIHSQSAQKEKLASAKVVIHNNGSFEELWKQVNEAWKQIVPSAEAEPATLIISKKPATGPETFSLQRGKPRDSQKIADLITRLSKGKRTMNRDEVMEAFGEKAFLLLQLGDELVGIAGWQVENLVARTLDLYLDSKATADKALPLLLGEVERASGELQCEASLVFPPMELVGFDSVWKQVGYERRTPESLDVQAWTDAAIESMPKGSALFFKQLRTDRVLRPI comes from the coding sequence GTGAGTAATTGGCCAGGGAAAACAGTCATCGGTCTGACAGGAAATATCGCAACCGGAAAAAGCGTAGTGCGGCGTATGCTGGAGCATCTTGGCGCATATACCATTGATGCAGACGCATTATCACATCGCGTCATTTCCAAGGGGGCACCGGGCTATCAACCCGTATTAGACAGATTCGGCACCTGGCTTCTCGATAAAGATGGTCAGATCGACCGCACAAAACTTGGGCGTCTCGTCTTTGCAGATGGACAAGCTCTTGCCCAACTTGAAGATATCGTTCACCCCTATGTAAGCCAGGCAATTGAATTGCTCGCCAAACGTTCGACACAGAACGTGATCGTGATCGAGGCCATCAAGCTCCTTGAATCAGAACTACGCTCAAAGTGCGATACGGTTTGGGTGACAGATGCAGACCAAAAGGTCCAGATTGAACGGCTGGTCAGCAAGCGTGGCATGACGCAAGATGATGCCATGCAACGCATCCATTCGCAGTCAGCACAAAAAGAAAAACTCGCTTCAGCCAAAGTGGTCATCCATAACAACGGCTCCTTTGAAGAGTTGTGGAAACAGGTCAACGAAGCATGGAAACAAATTGTCCCTTCAGCAGAAGCAGAACCAGCCACGCTTATTATTTCAAAGAAGCCTGCGACCGGCCCAGAGACTTTCTCCCTCCAACGCGGCAAGCCACGCGACTCACAGAAAATAGCAGACTTGATTACCAGATTAAGCAAAGGCAAGCGAACCATGAACAGGGATGAGGTCATGGAAGCCTTCGGTGAAAAAGCTTTCCTTTTACTTCAATTAGGTGATGAGCTTGTAGGGATTGCAGGTTGGCAAGTGGAGAACTTGGTTGCAAGGACTTTGGATCTCTATCTTGACTCTAAGGCCACGGCTGATAAGGCACTCCCCCTCCTCTTAGGTGAAGTGGAGCGCGCTTCCGGCGAACTGCAATGTGAAGCATCACTTGTCTTCCCGCCGATGGAATTGGTTGGCTTCGATTCTGTTTGGAAACAAGTCGGCTATGAACGCCGCACACCGGAGTCGCTGGATGTGCAGGCATGGACCGACGCCGCCATCGAATCGATGCCTAAAGGCTCAGCTCTATTCTTTAAACAATTGCGTACAGACCGCGTCCTTCGCCCAATCTAA
- the der gene encoding ribosome biogenesis GTPase Der, whose protein sequence is MTKPIVALVGRPNVGKSTLFNRLVGERMAIVDDTPGTTRDRLFGECEWSGRSFHVVDTGGIDPTHGGNTPLSIGSADFINEIKAQAQMAIREADAVLFVNDGEAGVTSPDLEVASILRKSQKKLADGTFWPPIFVVVNKCENEERRNAATEFYELGLGDPIAISAVHGTNTGDLLDILLASFHNDEPQEEDESIKIALVGKPNAGKSSLLNKLVGEERAIVSPIAGTTRDATDTKINVNGLEVTLIDTAGIRRRGKIEPGVEQFSVLRSFKAIERADVALLMIDATTGITSQDAHIAGFILEQWKSCVVIVNKWDAIEKDSYSTEDYTRKIRSDLNFMDYVPLLFISAKTGQRVDTVMPMALRVQEERLARLTTSKINDVIHKAQDAHPHPAHAGRQLKMYYGTQVRSDPPTFMIYVNEPKLMHFTYLRYLENQIREEYGFLGTPIRLVLKGRHE, encoded by the coding sequence ATGACAAAACCAATCGTAGCACTCGTTGGCAGACCCAACGTAGGAAAAAGCACCTTGTTCAACCGCCTTGTCGGTGAACGCATGGCCATCGTGGACGATACACCCGGCACTACACGCGACCGTCTCTTCGGGGAATGTGAGTGGAGTGGACGCTCATTTCACGTTGTCGACACCGGCGGTATTGACCCCACCCATGGCGGTAATACGCCCCTCTCCATTGGCTCTGCGGATTTTATTAATGAGATCAAGGCCCAGGCGCAGATGGCGATCCGTGAGGCCGATGCAGTTTTATTTGTTAATGATGGCGAAGCGGGGGTTACATCCCCAGATCTGGAAGTAGCAAGCATCCTTCGCAAGTCACAGAAAAAACTGGCGGATGGCACGTTCTGGCCTCCCATCTTTGTGGTGGTCAACAAATGCGAAAACGAAGAGAGACGAAATGCCGCAACAGAATTCTATGAATTGGGTCTGGGTGACCCGATCGCGATCTCTGCTGTGCACGGAACCAACACAGGTGACCTGCTCGATATTTTGCTGGCGTCCTTCCATAATGATGAACCGCAAGAGGAAGATGAAAGTATCAAGATCGCGTTGGTGGGTAAACCAAATGCAGGTAAATCCAGTTTGTTGAACAAATTGGTCGGCGAAGAACGCGCGATCGTGAGCCCTATTGCCGGAACAACCCGCGATGCGACAGACACCAAGATCAATGTGAACGGACTCGAAGTGACGTTGATCGATACGGCTGGCATTCGCAGGCGCGGAAAGATCGAGCCCGGCGTGGAGCAGTTCAGCGTGTTGCGTTCATTCAAAGCTATCGAGCGCGCGGACGTTGCCCTGCTGATGATCGACGCGACAACAGGCATCACATCACAGGATGCGCACATTGCAGGCTTCATCCTCGAACAATGGAAATCCTGCGTGGTGATCGTCAACAAATGGGACGCCATCGAAAAAGATTCGTACTCGACAGAAGATTACACAAGGAAGATCCGCTCAGACCTAAACTTCATGGACTACGTCCCGCTGTTGTTCATCTCTGCCAAGACCGGCCAACGCGTGGACACGGTCATGCCGATGGCTTTGCGTGTGCAAGAGGAACGTCTCGCGCGCCTGACCACATCCAAAATCAACGATGTCATCCATAAGGCGCAAGATGCGCACCCGCACCCAGCACATGCAGGACGTCAATTGAAGATGTACTACGGCACCCAGGTCCGTTCTGACCCGCCGACATTCATGATCTACGTCAATGAACCGAAGCTGATGCACTTCACATACTTACGTTATCTCGAGAACCAGATCCGCGAGGAGTATGGCTTCTTGGGAACACCGATACGATTGGTGTTAAAGGGAAGACACGAGTAA